TGGTCATTATTGACTCTTACAAATGTGCGAAAAACATTAGAATACATGGCATATTTAGGTTATAAcatgtataataatgaatgtCAAACAAATGCGGTTGTAGTTACTCGTGAAAAAAAGTTAGATTTAGCAAAAAAACAGTCAAGTAGAAATGTTTATAGTTGTCATGTAATTGGTCCAAAAAGTAGTGGAAAAACAACATTATGTAGGACATTTATTGACCCTAAGCTCGAGGTAGatatatgtgtacatatataatcatgtacataacatatatatatatatatatataaaacacataATAATTGCAGAAACTGACTGAAGAAATTGTGCCGCCGAGTTCGCATATTACTGTAAATACAGTACATGTGTATGGTCAGGAAAAGACAATAATTTTacgagatataaatatacttaatgTTCAGGATGCTCTAACTCCAGCACAAATTCAATGTGATGTGGCAGCTCTTGTTTATGATGCTAATAATCCCAaatcatttgaatatattgcacggatttatattgtaagcaagttttatacaattttgtaaaaagtattggaattattctttatgatttattatatttttcagaaatattttgcaGATAGTAAGATTCCTGTTCTTATAATAGCAAATAAAAGTGATCTTTCTGAAGTAAAACAAGATTACTTGCTACAGCCAATaagtttttgtaataaatataaattaatgccACCGCAACCTTATAGCATCTCCCGTACAGTACGACGTGAAATCTTCGTTAAATTAGCAACAATGGCAGCTTTCCCGTAAGTTCAATtccttaaaatattgattattaagtagattttatacaaaaaagctcctaaaaaattattttaaaaagcaatcacatttatttaaattcattataaaaaaaatataaaagtgtaGCGCATTTGTttgatattatcaaatattttttagtatttcttataatttttatgaaaaatattatatcttttatactgatttataattattaaatttataatattaaacactAACAAAAAGATTTCATGTTTAGCCGCTTTCAAGGAGCATGGGTATTATTTTACAGAGACAGGTTGGTCTGAATTTTTGCAACATCGTAAGCATTGTAAGCTTGAGCAAATCGtgaatcacattttttttcatattttattgcacgtatgcacaaatatatttttttaaatgtgctAGGCGATTTGCTCACATTAAAAGGTATCGCATGATTAAGACTATCATAACAAAGTCTTAAATCTTTTCAGTCGTTTGAGGCGAATGGTCCACATGTTGCTTGTCAAACCCTCACCCACTCAGTGGTGGAATTCTTTTACAAGGTTTTTGTTTGTATTATAAGTTTCCGTTAATTTCACGGAGTGCTCACGACTTAcaatacgaaataatatcaatattattcttttgcaTGAGCATGAAACATGTTTAATCTttcaatcttaatttaattttttatattctatatatatatttcagtatttaaatttagttatGCGCgtgtttaattacaataaatacaattatcaaagtcaacaattttattatagaatagtatattacgtttatattgtgaaataatacatatatatgaatatgcacatacataaaaatattggacaaATTATAtggagaatttataaaattttataaatgattgttataataaataatttttaatttttcagacatataaatcaatttggaTTACTACAAGGAGATTCAATTGTCTGGTGGAAAGCTGGTCTTGGAATTGCAGTTGCTACCGTTGCAGGTTTTGTGGTGATGCGTGTCTTAAATACAGAAAAAAGATAGTCTACCATATTCCTTTTCTTGCACATTTAACTGCCTCTTTACTTCAAGTATAAAGCCGTCTTTAAGAAACGCGTTAAGTTAATAAACAATGTTCTTAAatcagtaattttttatatgtccttgattactttataataaggatcagaatattttatttataatttaatcttttggaACATATCATTTCATATgagtgattaatttttatgtttgtatCCATTTTGACATTTCATCCACATATCATGATAAGCTTTGCATGTATCTAGATCTTCGTTTCGTGAAGCGCATTCGAAGAATTCTCGTATTTCAGGAATACATGGTTCTTCATTTTTAGATTCTGCTTTAGCAGAAGATACATGATTAATGTTGCCAGCAAGTGTACTTCCAATTGCTTGGCCCTTATATGAATcagaaaatcattaattttcaaagaaaacaaaaaagtgtaaaaaaaaattaaattaatacttacTATAATAGAACCAACAGCAACTCCAGCTGCTGTACTAGCAGCAGTTTGAAAAGTTGAAGATTGACTGCTATTATTTGTCCATGGTTGAGATGAATTTTTTGCCTTAAATCTACATAGAAATatgtaatcaaaatttaaaacttcaaaaaatgtaaaatattttctcatggtcattattataatatatttattattgtatgaaaattaatatttattttacattctttttttgtttttttaattatttaaaaacagaaatatagaaatataagaagattaaaataaatataatgtgtaAATAGAagtcaatttattttacttctaTACATACAAAGATATTGtctaattcatattaataataattttaacataatttttatttattgtaaattaaatccaaatttttataagatttattaaattaattcacatGATGCTGAGCTCCTAAATTTCTTCTATCATCCAAATGTTTTTGGAAAGATGCTCGTTTAAACTACATCTGAAATTAAAGAACATaatgtacataaaatatatataatacattaatataatacaagtaatataataataataataatttaaacttactATTAGCTGCTTTGCACTGACGGAGAGCTTCATTGAATCCTTCGCACAGTGTAAGATCAGATTGATTATTAGCACAttccaaaaattgttttacttCCCAAGCACAAGCTCCACCAATAGGTGCAGCAGAAGCTGGTGCACTTTGTGCTACAGCAGGTGCTGCAGGTGCTGCAGGTGCAACAGCAGATTCACTAGATCCTCCACTGAAAAGACCAGTTACTGCATGTCCAATAGTATGACCAACAGCAGAACCTATAGCGACACCTCCAGCAGTAGCAGCCATTTGTCCCATGAGGGATGGCTGCTGAGGTTGCGCCATCATTGGTGTTGCTGCAGGAGCATGTGCAGGAGGTTGTGCAGGAGTTGCGACTGGAGCCGATGTTCGTCTAaccctaaaaaataaaattatttttcacaattataaaattatgtataattataaaaaaaataaaaaaaaaagcgatcatataatttgattatgaaTATCGTCAAGTAAAATCTGCAACgtcattgaataattaaagatagtttacaaaaaattatgcgtataaatctaattcgaagaaaaagtaCTTACGTCCTTGGTGGAGGATTTGCAGCACGTCCACGTCGTggcatgtttttttttcttttttgcacaCTAGATTTCGTATAACACAATAAACAATCCGCGCTCTTACAAGCTTGGTCTGATACTGAAACGAAATCTTTAAGGCTTTATACGTTATGCAAGCTATTCAAACTGCGCCGACTCAGAATTATCGAACTT
The window above is part of the Apis mellifera strain DH4 linkage group LG11, Amel_HAv3.1, whole genome shotgun sequence genome. Proteins encoded here:
- the LOC100578540 gene encoding coiled-coil-helix-coiled-coil-helix domain-containing protein 2-like isoform X2, whose translation is MSGRKKTNQKSGRRGRASPSPIPPMQQKRFKAKNSSQPWTNNSSQSSTFQTAASTAAGVAVGSIIGQAIGSTLAGNINHVSSAKAESKNEEPCIPEIREFFECASRNEDLDTCKAYHDMWMKCQNGYKHKN
- the LOC100578540 gene encoding uncharacterized protein LOC100578540 isoform X1; translation: MSGRKKTNQKSGRRGRASPSPIPPMQQKRFKAKNSSQPWTNNSSQSSTFQTAASTAAGVAVGSIIVSINLIFFYTFLFSLKINDFLIHIRAKQLEVHLLATLIMYLLLKQNLKMKNHVFLKYENSSNALHETKI
- the LOC408308 gene encoding coiled-coil-helix-coiled-coil-helix domain-containing protein 10, mitochondrial, which gives rise to MPRRGRAANPPPRTVRRTSAPVATPAQPPAHAPAATPMMAQPQQPSLMGQMAATAGGVAIGSAVGHTIGHAVTGLFSGGSSESAVAPAAPAAPAVAQSAPASAAPIGGACAWEVKQFLECANNQSDLTLCEGFNEALRQCKAANNVV